The following nucleotide sequence is from Methanobrevibacter arboriphilus JCM 13429 = DSM 1125.
CCTACACAATAAGCTGGAACAGTAACAATATTTCCATAATGAACACCATCCTCAACAGCAGCAATAGTAGTGTTTCTCATTTCTTTTTTATATTTTGACATGTATTTGCGAACATCAAAAGAAGTGTGGCCAAAATCATCCATCAATTCAGCTTGTGCATCAATAGGTGTTTCATAAATTTTCTTAATTATTGCAATTTCTTTTTTGACAGCTTCAGCAGCTGTTGTACCAGATTCAAGTTCATTAGAGAAAACTTCTCCAATACCATAAGAAGTATTCATTCCCCAAGATTTAGCAGCTAAAATAGCTTGTTTATGAGCTTCAGGAATTTTAGTTTCAATTAATATTTGATTAACTACATTACTAGTACTTCCAGGAATAAGAGCAAAATCAACTACACAAGTTGGACCATAAAATCCCCCATATCTTCTAATAACTTCTCTTCCTATTAATGCTTCACAATCATCAATAGTAGATATGAAAGTTTTTAAGCTATTTTTAAATTCTTCATCTTCTTCACAAAGGATTTCAAGAATAGCTGGTGTTTGATAGTGTTCTACAAATGGGTCATCTTCAGGCCTAACAGTATCTGTTAAACTAGTTAATGTATTAAAATGTGTATTAACAGAATCTACATGAAGATCAATTACTGATTGAGCTTGTCCATCAATAGCTTTCATATCTCCAGCTACCTTAACATAACTTGCAGCATCTTTAACTTTAAATTCCTTTCCTCTATTTTTTTTAACAGTACTAACATCTGCTCTTTGAGCAGCTATAGCCTCATTTACCATCTTTTTGTATAGTTCTAACATGACGTCACCTCATTTTTATAAAGTTAAATTCATTATACAAATGTTGGTATGTTATTTATACATACTGTGATATATATTTGACTATTTTTAATAAAAAATTATTAATATTTAATTTAATAGTATTACAAATAAATATTATATTGAAAAATCTAAGAAATAATCCTAAAAAGGATATTAAAAATAAAAATAAAAATCAAAATGAAACTAAAAATACCAATAAAATTAAAAAAAGACATAAAATTAAAAAAAATAGTTATAAAATTAAAAAATACTATAAAATTAAAAAAAATAGTTATAAAATTAAAAAATACTATAAAATTAAAAAAATAGTTATTATATTAAAAAATACTATAAAATTAAAAATAATAATTAAAAATAAACATTATTAAATAAAATAATAAAAATAATACTAATAATAATACTAATAATAAAAATAATAATAAAATAATAAAAATGAAAAATAAGTAAAAGAATAATAAAAATAATAAAATTGAAAATAAATAAAAGAACACTAAAAATAAAAAATATTATAATAATTTTCCTAATTTTAATAATGCTTTAGGAGAAACTTTTATAAGATTTTTAACAAGTTCAGTAGTACTTACTTTTTCAAATTGTATATCTTGGAAAGCATCAGCAACTGAATCAAGTTCTTCATCAGACAAAGAAAGAGCATAATCTTTAACTTTTAAGTATTTATCAATTTCATGACCAATATCATCCCTAATATTTTTATCATACTCTTCTAATCTATCTTCAGAAAAATCACCATCAGCAATAGCACCTGCAGCAACAATACCTGCATGCATTCCACCTTTCATACCACTGATGATTCCTCCACCAGTCAAAGGATTAACTTGACCTGCAGCATCTCCACAAACAAGGATATTATCATCATATATTTTTTTTGGCATACCACCAACAGGATCTCCACCAATATTAAACTCAACAGCTTGAGCATTTTGAGTAGCTGGACAATTAGCTACAAAATCTTTCAAATGTTCATAAGGAGTTTTATCAGTATCATTAGTTATTACAGCAAGCCCTACATTAGCTATATCATCACCTTTAGGGAAAATCCAAGCATAACCACCAGGAGCAACAGTTCCAAAGTAGAATTCAATAACATCCTTTTTTTCCATTTCTACTCCAACCATTTCAAATTGGATTCCTGACTCCATATTAGTTGCCTTGGTAGCGGTTCTAAGTCCTGCCCATCTAGCTACTCGAGATTCTGGTCCATCAGCAGCAATAATTATATTAGCTTTTATCTCAAATAACTCACCCATATGCTCACATGTGACAACATAAGCATCTCCTTCTTTTCTCATTCCATGAGCAAGTGTTTTTATCTTGATTTCAGCTCCAGCCCTAGCTGCATCCATAGCCATATATTTATCAAATACTTTTCGCTCTAAAATATAACCTGCTTCTGGAAGTTCAATTTCATCAGAAGTTAACCATACATCAGTACCATTTGGAGAAACTAACCTAACACCATCAAGTTCTTTGGTAACCCAACGTACATTAGGTTCAATTCCTAAATCTGCAAGCCCTGCTTTTGAAACCCCTTCAGCACAACGTTTCGGAGCACCAATTTCAGATTTTTTATCTATAACTATTACTTTAGCTCCACCTAAAGCAGCATGTTTAGCTGCTGATGATCCTGCAGGTCCAGATCCAATTACTAATACATCAGTTTTAATCATTTTATATCCACCTAATAAATATTAATCAATAATTGTAAATATATTGTTATATTATTCTTTTTCTAATGCTGTGATAGGACAAACCTTAACACAAGTGCTACAATCTTTACATTCGCTTTCATCAAAAATTAAAGTAGATTCTTTAACTTCAATTAAATTCCTTGGGCAAACACCCGCACATTCTCCACAGAACATACACCAATCTTTTACTATCATTCTATCTCCTATAAATTTAATTATATTTATAATGTAAACCTTTATAATTATAAGTCCAAAAAAAATATTATACATTACATATAGTTTTTTATAGTATATATAATTATTCGGATTTAATTGAACCACAAATACACTAATTAACTTCCGAGATTTAAAAACTAAAGAACTTGAATATAATAAATAATTAAAATTGAATGAAAATATATAAAAATAGCTAAAACAATAACAAAAAATAATAATTATAATAATAACTATAAAAAGAATAATAATAAAAATAATAAAAATAATAATTACAAAAATAATAGCTATAAAAAGAATACTAAAAATAGTAATAATAATAACTATAAAAAGAATAATAATAAAAATAATAATTACAAAAATAATAGCTATAAAAAGAATACAAAAAATAGTAATAATTATAATAATAACTATAATAAAAGTAATAATTATAAAAAAATAATAATTATAAAAATGAAAATTATAAAAATAATAAAAAATTAAAATATATGAAAATTATTTAGAATATATAAAGTTAAAAATTATTTATATCATCTAAATAAACAACTTCATCACATATTTTTTTAATTAGATCCTTATCATGACTAACAACTAACATTCCTATATTTTTCATTCTTACTAAATCTATAACAAGATTCCAAATTTGAACTTGAGTAACAGCATCCAACATTGTTGTCATTTCATCAGCTATTAAAAACTTAGTATTAGGAGAAAGAGCTCTAAGAACTGAAAATCTCTGAAGTTCTCCCCCTGAAAGTTCATTAGGCCATCTATTAAGCCAAGATTTCTGTATTCCAAATTTTTCTATAATGTCCCCGTCCACATTCCAAGATTCATATAAAATATCCTTCATTTTCCATTTTGGATTCATTGTTTGTTCAGGATGTTGGAAAATTAATTGTACAGGATTATATTCATTTTTTGAAATATTTAAACCATTAATTTCAACTTTACCTTCAAAGTTTTTATTATCAATATACCCTGCTAAAATTTTTGAAAGAGTAGATTTCCCACTACCACTATCTCCAATCAAACCTTTAATCTCACCACTCTTTATATTTATGTTTAAATCCTTTAAAATCCATCTTTTACTAGAATCATATTTGAAGCTTAAATTTTCTCCTTTTAATTCCATTAAATTACCTCACTAGAATATAATAAAAAAGTTAATAAAAAATTAATGAAAAATTAATGAAAATACTATCTAGAATATTTTCTATGACCTCTATGGCATCGTACTTTTTTACCTTGAATATCTTGAAGTTCAGGGTTTAATGTTTTACAACAATCTGTAGGATGATCACATCTATCATAATAAACACAACCTTCTGGAATTTCACCATGTATTGGTTGATGACCCTCATACAAATGAAAACCATTTTGAGGAAGAGCCTTATAAAGTGCACGTGTATAAGGATGCACTAAATTTTCACCATTCCCTGAAAAATCTTTTGCATTAACTATTTCAATAACATATCCTGAATAAAATATAACTATCTTATCAGCAACATTTAAAGCAGCATTAATATCATGAGTAATTAAAAGAACACCCTTTCCATCATTTGCCATTTGTTTAAGGTAGTTTAAAGTTTCTTCAATAGCTTTATCATCCAAGCCAGGAGTAGGTTCATCTGCAATTACCAAATCAGGATTTTGAATAAGGGCTGTTGAAACCAAAACTCTCCTTGCCATTCCTCCAGAAAGTTGAAATGGGTATAAATCATCAACTTCCTCACCTAAACCATATTCTTCAAAAACTTTTCTTTGATGAATTTTTTTAGTTTTTTTATCTTCTTCATCAACAGTTTCACCAATAACCTGATCAGAAACTTTCATAAGTGGATCTAAATAATTAACTGATTGTGGAATTAAAGCTATTTCACTCCCCCTGACTTTCTCTTTAAGATTTTGATCTAATTTTTCCCCTTTAAAACTCATTTCTCCAGTAAGAGTTGCATTCTTAGGCAGTATTCCTAGAATTGCATGTGCAAGTAAGCTCTTTCCAGAACCACTAGAACCAAGAATAGCTACTATTTCGCCGGTAGAAATATCTAATGTTAAATCACTGATTACTTTGAGTAAATTTTGTCTTAATCCTCTAGTATATTGAAGAAATGAAATTGAAATATTTGAAACTGATAATAATTCTTCTGACTTTTCAGAATTTTCATTCATATCATTTGATATATTATTATTTGAAATATCTGCATCATTCAATATACCTGCATCATTTAACATATCAGTATCACTCAATATATCTGCATCATTCAATATATCAGTATCACTCAATATTTCTTTATCGTCTGATGCTTCATTTGATTTATCAATTGTTCCATTTTTAATATCTAACAATTAAAAACCTCCATTACTCATGTGCATTTGCAGGATCTAATAATCTTTGTAAATTATCCCCAACTAAATCAAATGAAAGAACAATTATTAATAGAGATATACCTGGGAAAAATGCTAACCACCAAGCTCCTGTAGCTAAATATTTCATTGATTCAGCAAGAATCACTCCAATAGCTGGTTCATGAGGAGAAAGTCCAAAACCAAGGAAAGTTACACTGGCTTCATGCATAATTGCATGAGGGAAAACCAAAATCACACCTAAAAATATTTGAGTTAATACTAATGGAAGAATATGGTATTTAGCTATCCACCATTTTGATTTACCAAAATTCTTTGAAATATGAACATAATCAGATGTATTAATCTGTTTTACTTCTGCTCTAAGAACCCTTGTTAATGAAGTCCAATGAGAAACACCTACACCTATAATTACACCAACAGCTCCCCCACCTAAACTTATTGAAACCAAAATAATCAACAAAAGATGAGGAATAGATGAGAAAAGATCAACTAACCAACTAACAAAACTATCCAAATATTTATTCATACTTGACACTAGACCTAAAATAACTGCTATAATCATACTAATAATAGATGCAAAAGCACCAATCATTATACTAAGACCTAATCCTTTCATTGTTCTTGTAAACATGTCCCTACCCATCCAATCAGTACCAAAAATATGTTCAAATGAAGGAGGTTGATTAATTGCACTAAAATTAGTTGTAATATTAGCTACATTGATAAATAAACTATTTATAACAACAGCTAAAAGCAACATTGAAGTTAAGCTAATAATCAAAATAGTTTTTGTTCTTAAATTCATCTTTAAAGGAGAAGTATAAAACTTTCTAATTGGCTTATCAATAGGATCATCCGCAGGCTTATTCATTAGATTCACTCTCCCTAATTCTAGGATCTACAAATTTATAAATAACATCAGCAATTGTATTTCCACAAAAAACAAAGATTGTTGAAAAAATTACAATACCTAAAAGTAAAGGAACATCACTTCTAAGACCTGCAGCAACAGCAGCTTGACCTATACCGGGATAAGAAAATACTTGTTCCACTAAAACAGCTCCTCCAAACAGTTCACTAAAAGATAAAAATTGAATAGTAATAGCTGGAAGAAGAATATTTCTAACTCCATGACGTTTAACAAGAGACCAGCCTTTTTCACCTCTAGCTTTTGCAAAAATTATAAAATCACTAGACATAATATTATTAAGTTTATCTCTTGTAAAAAGAGCAATTTGAGCAATTCCGATCACACTGAGAGCAGTTGCAGGAAGAATTAATCTATCTAACCAATCCCAAAACGTCACATTTTCAGATAAAACTCCTACAGGGACTCCTAAACCTGTTGGGAACCATCCTAAGTAAACTGAAAATACCATAAGCATTAAAAGCGCTATCCAAAAGGTAGGTGCTGAAAGAAGGATATAACAATATATTTTAACAAATTTATCAATCCAACTTCCCCTATACATTCCAGCTAAAGTACCTAAAGTAAATCCAAGAACTCCAGAAATCAGCCAAGAAACAAACATTAAAACTAAAGATGCTTGAAATCTATCTCCAATAACTTCTAAAACAGGAACTCTATAAATAAGAGAAATGCCGAAATTCCCTCTAAAAACATCAAATGCCCAATTGAGTGCTTTTTCCCAAATTGGTACACCTACACCCCAATACTGTTGTAGATTAACTAATTGTTCACCACTAACAGCCATTTCTCCAATATAAGCACGAACAGGATCAATTGGAGATAAATCTATTAAAACAAAACTAATAATAGCTACAGCTATTAAAAGAATAATAAGCCTAATTGTCTTATATCCTAAAAAAATAGCTAATTTTTTATAATTAAACAACGAATCACCATTTATAATAAAATATTAATAAATAAAATAAAATTATTTATTAACTTGTTTCATTTACTCTTTTCCAATCATATATATCTCTTAAGATATCTATTCCAGAACTATTTGAATTAGGACCCATATCAATTGAATCATCTACCATATAAAGGAAATCAGAGGTAGCTACCCAAAGCCATGGTGCATCACCAGCTGGACCAAACCCAGTATTTCCATCAAAAGCAGATTTTTTCCATAATTCATTGGCATTATTTTGATCAGTACTAACCAAAGCATCATCTAAATAGCTATCTACAATAGAATTATTATAAAGATTTGGATTCATATATCCATCATCGACTTCTTTACTATGATATTGTAAGTAAACAGACCTATATGGGTTTGGAGAACTTTGTTGATATAATGCTGCAGAATTGTATTGATTTGCATATATACTATCCCAATCAGTACCCACAAGCTCTATATTTATTCCTAAATCCTTTGCATATTCAGAGACTACAGTAGATAATGCTTGTCTTTGTTGATCTTCAGAAGCATAATACAATTTAAATGATGCATTAAGACCATTTTTCTCTCTAATTCCATCACCATCAGTATCTTTCCATCCAGCATCATCGAGTATTTTTTTTGCTTCAGTTATATTAGAGTCATTAACCTTAGCATCAGGATTAGAATAATCCCTTTGATCAACTCCTGTTTGTTCTACTGCACCAAAACCATAATAAACCTCATCAACAATTTTTTGACGATTAATACCTATATTTAAAGCTT
It contains:
- a CDS encoding ABC transporter ATP-binding protein, with protein sequence MELKGENLSFKYDSSKRWILKDLNINIKSGEIKGLIGDSGSGKSTLSKILAGYIDNKNFEGKVEINGLNISKNEYNPVQLIFQHPEQTMNPKWKMKDILYESWNVDGDIIEKFGIQKSWLNRWPNELSGGELQRFSVLRALSPNTKFLIADEMTTMLDAVTQVQIWNLVIDLVRMKNIGMLVVSHDKDLIKKICDEVVYLDDINNF
- a CDS encoding DUF2193 domain-containing protein, with the protein product MLELYKKMVNEAIAAQRADVSTVKKNRGKEFKVKDAASYVKVAGDMKAIDGQAQSVIDLHVDSVNTHFNTLTSLTDTVRPEDDPFVEHYQTPAILEILCEEDEEFKNSLKTFISTIDDCEALIGREVIRRYGGFYGPTCVVDFALIPGSTSNVVNQILIETKIPEAHKQAILAAKSWGMNTSYGIGEVFSNELESGTTAAEAVKKEIAIIKKIYETPIDAQAELMDDFGHTSFDVRKYMSKYKKEMRNTTIAAVEDGVHYGNIVTVPAYCVGDISHHIAQSTYNMCKDDMIMGIIEATTDVIDNTLNANLNNYKSEFDVLSLATGSSAAAVEYILELDGFNAPMIVDLLTKRFHNFVQQYPDRGAAAELHNCDFMDMIYRGWGYTDKARRMRSSEDEDLTPIVNGFEVDLDPVRTNDIVMNPQRYTYPACAISVRFSSLMRLADYPCLLTSEPVTATLMTNIIALHKDSPAAPVRGCKNCASAALVDFRHHYCQWREAV
- a CDS encoding ABC transporter permease translates to MNKPADDPIDKPIRKFYTSPLKMNLRTKTILIISLTSMLLLAVVINSLFINVANITTNFSAINQPPSFEHIFGTDWMGRDMFTRTMKGLGLSIMIGAFASIISMIIAVILGLVSSMNKYLDSFVSWLVDLFSSIPHLLLIILVSISLGGGAVGVIIGVGVSHWTSLTRVLRAEVKQINTSDYVHISKNFGKSKWWIAKYHILPLVLTQIFLGVILVFPHAIMHEASVTFLGFGLSPHEPAIGVILAESMKYLATGAWWLAFFPGISLLIIVLSFDLVGDNLQRLLDPANAHE
- a CDS encoding 4Fe-4S binding protein; the encoded protein is MIVKDWCMFCGECAGVCPRNLIEVKESTLIFDESECKDCSTCVKVCPITALEKE
- a CDS encoding ABC transporter permease: MFNYKKLAIFLGYKTIRLIILLIAVAIISFVLIDLSPIDPVRAYIGEMAVSGEQLVNLQQYWGVGVPIWEKALNWAFDVFRGNFGISLIYRVPVLEVIGDRFQASLVLMFVSWLISGVLGFTLGTLAGMYRGSWIDKFVKIYCYILLSAPTFWIALLMLMVFSVYLGWFPTGLGVPVGVLSENVTFWDWLDRLILPATALSVIGIAQIALFTRDKLNNIMSSDFIIFAKARGEKGWSLVKRHGVRNILLPAITIQFLSFSELFGGAVLVEQVFSYPGIGQAAVAAGLRSDVPLLLGIVIFSTIFVFCGNTIADVIYKFVDPRIRESESNE
- a CDS encoding oligopeptide/dipeptide ABC transporter ATP-binding protein, coding for MNENSEKSEELLSVSNISISFLQYTRGLRQNLLKVISDLTLDISTGEIVAILGSSGSGKSLLAHAILGILPKNATLTGEMSFKGEKLDQNLKEKVRGSEIALIPQSVNYLDPLMKVSDQVIGETVDEEDKKTKKIHQRKVFEEYGLGEEVDDLYPFQLSGGMARRVLVSTALIQNPDLVIADEPTPGLDDKAIEETLNYLKQMANDGKGVLLITHDINAALNVADKIVIFYSGYVIEIVNAKDFSGNGENLVHPYTRALYKALPQNGFHLYEGHQPIHGEIPEGCVYYDRCDHPTDCCKTLNPELQDIQGKKVRCHRGHRKYSR
- a CDS encoding NAD(P)/FAD-dependent oxidoreductase, with product MIKTDVLVIGSGPAGSSAAKHAALGGAKVIVIDKKSEIGAPKRCAEGVSKAGLADLGIEPNVRWVTKELDGVRLVSPNGTDVWLTSDEIELPEAGYILERKVFDKYMAMDAARAGAEIKIKTLAHGMRKEGDAYVVTCEHMGELFEIKANIIIAADGPESRVARWAGLRTATKATNMESGIQFEMVGVEMEKKDVIEFYFGTVAPGGYAWIFPKGDDIANVGLAVITNDTDKTPYEHLKDFVANCPATQNAQAVEFNIGGDPVGGMPKKIYDDNILVCGDAAGQVNPLTGGGIISGMKGGMHAGIVAAGAIADGDFSEDRLEEYDKNIRDDIGHEIDKYLKVKDYALSLSDEELDSVADAFQDIQFEKVSTTELVKNLIKVSPKALLKLGKLL